From a single Drosophila sulfurigaster albostrigata strain 15112-1811.04 chromosome 3, ASM2355843v2, whole genome shotgun sequence genomic region:
- the LOC133844824 gene encoding putative inorganic phosphate cotransporter: MSAFVENTGPVIGIRHLQAVLLFLGICVNYIARLNVSIAVVAMTDAETTNSDFPVYDWTEAERSYILSSFSWGYILTQFPAGFLVRMFGAKAVLFIPTLASAVLSALTPYFVSWGGWVAFSVLRIVMGLFQGLIFPCIHEHLAKWSPPKDRNRLGVIAYSGADCGSVLAMGISGLIADSSMGWPGISYVSAGLCLIWCVLWLVFGSNNAPSSWMVGESERDYIERSMKREDGFHVQKIPIPWRAMWTSAPFYALLIVRAAQGCAFSTMQLQTPAYMHGVLEMDIKSNALFSALPFLAMWCMSYVYLAIADVIMSRKWLSLNTMRKSINTVAYWGPAAALIGIGFLDKSQTELAIALMTINAGLNAGSSIGSLLTIIDMSPNHSGLLMAIVNGIGNIINLPNPLLVGVIVTDPSSRSQWQIVFGITAFVFIVGNLVYLIWGTTDQQPWDAVDFLKPLPDAELNQDAVSDKKPEAGHKVLEKTM; this comes from the exons atGAGTGCCTTCGTTGAAAATACAG GTCCCGTTATCGGCATACGACATCTGCAAGCTGTGCTGCTCTTCCTGGGCATTTGCGTCAATTATATAGCCCGGCTAAATGTGAGTATCGCCGTTGTGGCCATGACGGATGCGGAGACAACCAATTCGGATTTTCCA gTATATGACTGGACAGAGGCTGAGCGATCCTACATCCTCTCCAGCTTTAGTTGGGGCTACATTTTGACCCAGTTTCCAGCCGGATTTCTGGTGCGAATGTTTGGCGCCAAAGCTGTGTTGTTCATTCCCACTTTGGCTTCGGCAGTGTTGAGCGCTCTGACACCTTACTTCGTCAGCTGGGGCGGCTGGGTGGCGTTCAGTGTACTTCGCATCGTAATGGGACTCTTCCAGGGCCTCATATTTCCCTGCATACATGAGCATTTGGCCAAATGGTCGCCACCCAAGGATCGCAATCGTTTGGGTGTTATCGCCTATTCGGGTGCCGATTGTGGCTCGGTGCTGGCAATGGGCATTAGCGGACTCATTGCGGACAGTTCGATGGGCTGGCCGGGCATATCGTATGTCTCGGCGGGATTGTGTCTCATCTGGTGTGTACTTTGGCTGGTGTTTGGCTCCAACAATGCGCCTAGCTCGTGGATGGTTGGTGAAAGTGAACGTGATTACATCGAGCGGTCGATGAAGCGAGAGGATGGATTCCATGTACAGAAAATACCGATACCCTGGCGTGCAATGTGGACATCGGCCCCGTTCTATGCACTGCTCATTGTGCGCGCCGCTCAGGGATGCGCCTTCTCGACCATGCAGCTGCAGACGCCAGCGTATATGCACGGGGTTCTGGAGATGGACATCAAGAGCAATGCCTTGTTCTCCGCTCTGCCATTTTTGGCTATGTGGTGCATGTCGTATGTGTATCTGGCCATTGCGGATGTGATCATGTCCCGTAAGTGGTTGTCGTTGAACACGATGCGTAAGTCCATCAACACGGTGGCGTATTGGGGTCCGGCTGCGGCGCTGATTGGCATCGGGTTTTTGGACAAGTCGCAGACGGAATTGGCCATTGCTCTGATGACCATTAATGCTGGCTTAAATGCGGGCTCGAGCATTGGCAGCCTTTTGACCATCATCGATATGAGCCCCAATCATTCGGGCCTACTTATGGCCATTGTGAATGGAATTGGCAATATTATTAACCTGCCAAACCCGTTGTTGGTGGGCGTCATTGTCACGGATCCC AGCTCTCGAAGTCAGTGGCAAATTGTGTTTGGCATAACGGCCTTTGTCTTCATCGTTGGCAATCTAGTGTATCTCATTTGGGGCACCACAGACCAACAGCCTTGGGATGCTGTGGACTTCTTGAAGCCGCTGCCCGACGCCGAACTGAACCAAGATGCAGTCTCTGACAAAAAACCAGAAGCTGGGCATAAAGTGTTAGAGAAAACCATGTGA
- the LOC133841215 gene encoding uncharacterized protein LOC133841215 — protein sequence MDFDNAKENIQPLASGRNVSLLQASLCQDASQELNAQRKQLELDIKNYSGDDPLEPWYNYICWIEQSYPAGGSNSGLQKVMHKCLTNFDRDERYKQDRRLIKLFIKFMGNQGDKIECYQEMYNCGIGTMLADFYIAWAYSYDLGGNMRKANDIFQLGIKCRAEPLEELKEAHQHFNFTVAQRMMYTDGEESAVATQELNDRRLALRSLHGQKRNNTITVGSVRTGAAIKSNVPGVVQNDAPSTSRASRNANRQLEVFNDENADVVNMPPPPAPTTDEAEPAKTSLRSIIDSAREQENLKEPIAWSKPHNHGKIFAATAAHDPAFAIHVDEQTLPPITNYERNFDKPFKRPPNFVAKSAPQKPWVTPVTIEDEPNSSALPCYDKCLTYPRPNMEFSPEEYLAYRWFKKRNDQHPFVLRNNEWWGNGATHGVRRYPNFATASKPQTIDPNDGYLKLPEVPSMRPMLEQLYNDEEEQEYQMEEILAIKWRTKRNQMRGEMDMEETVLMPQDKMPRRKSFFPEGGPPGSIRKSVMPHMSHISEENDEEDEEQQQPAEKKAPESSAIKIWVDPAAEAPTTSSKASTIASKAATAVSPAFEDKFVAPAPPVSKFAIHEDDALPAPASQLNPAPSAFFDADETCSTQTFNIFLKSQAVSTPKMTQKQAPVRQFGTLLKDTASPLPPAPAATVEEASGEAIAQPVSPMMRKQLSTILETSEHGGHGSSGGTNATTKSTIVSATTASSDTLQGGRLQGASTPYLTRLQRQMVAELSEEEEPPVGNFERLQLWEPNAPSVPLLKSLHFQEDKTETVPRPLMACYQEDRTETLPKMPMAVPEMSLLQSTANASKLFQQPAMPQLRHDEDDELNSLFCKTPAKSKAFVGGSPAFAVTSKRPCNQQTPEFSKSSIKQTQLAAKHSLDMFDEVASSGPTTKPTMPNKTESFMADLSLVPDTQAAPKIQPAQKNFELFLDDSMLPPPPPALPPMLDCTLPETQPETQHQQTAGLAHLTASFMKDCTELSICPLQLPGAPKSPPPKFEIFLDETMPPPSKPPAIVVADTSQSKGGSHALVDKLETIGPAHLTASFMKDCTKLGNPSPSMKLKVLDESADKSSKTSSGQPADCDYFELNAATEMFASDLSIIKNSTLLPTTSKRSNSPVEQLKPVAVTELPHITIEKTHDHGDDRSIYYKTTPLSPKQSHTTWHQTSACTPPRETYEHRTPNMNESVLNSTLAQNNVNPFNADIINSLLDSIEFSQYIEKLPNCQLMGHVKRLAPQSVLEVCGEQFDVNKMIGKGAYGAVFIGEHKASGNKVALKQEKPTNYWEYYICLEVHSRLANEEMIGGFMHIDYALVGNNCSVYISEFSEYGSLITVCNKYKKYTNKNVDEYVVMMLCCQLLDIVDHLHAMGIIHADIKADNILLMKPVSTQAKELSLQLIDFGVSIDTKLFPPKQTFDYVHNDDDFKCIEMRTQRRWTYQLDLFGLAGVMHVLLFGRHMEVGQRQAGGIWMPKQAFPRYFNRQTWESVFRALLNVRDCQSMPNLQDLKTLLKSDLAEKEKYVEAAIAKFNMVMQRKP from the exons atggaTTTCGATAATGCCAAGGAGAATATCCAGCCCTTAGCAAGTGGACGCAATGTGAGCCTGTTGCAGGCATCGCTGTGTCAAGATGCCTCACAAGAGTTGAACGCCCAACGAAAGCAGCTGGAATTGGatattaaaaactatagtGGCGATGATCCGCTGGAGCCGTGGTACAACTACATCTGCTGGATTGAACAGAGCTATCCGGCGGGTGGCAGCAACTCGGGCCTGCAGAAAGTCATGCACAAATGTCTAACAAACTTTGATCGCGATGAACGCTACAAACAGGATCGACGTCTCATTAAGTTGTTTATCAAGTTT ATGGGCAACCAGGGCGATAAGATCGAGTGCTATCAGGAGATGTACAATTGTGGAATTGGCACCATGCTTGCCGATTTCTATATTGCTTGGGCCTATAGCTACGATCTGGGCGGCAATATGCGTAAAGCGAATGACATTTTTCAATTGGGCATCAAATGCCGGGCCGAACCGCTGGAGGAACTGAAGGAGGCGCAccaacatttcaatttcacgGTTGCCCAACGAATGATGTACACAGATGGCGAAGAGTCTGCAGTCGCCACACAAGAGTTAAATGATCGTCGCCTGGCGCTGCGTTCGCTGCATGGCCAGAAGCGAAACAATACCATCACAGTGGGCAGCGTACGAACAGGAGCGGCGATTAAGAGTAATGTGCCGGGTGTGGTACAG AACGATGCACCGAGCACGAGTCGAGCCAGTCGCAATGCCAACCGCCAGCTGGAAGTCTTTAATGACGAGAATGCTGATGTTGTTAACATGCCACCACCGCCAGCTCCAACAACGGATGAAGCAGAGCCAGCCAAGACCAGCTTGCGTTCCATTATTGATTCGGCACGCGAACAGGAGAATCTAAAGGAGCCAATTGCGTGGAGCAAGCCGCATAATCATGGTAAAATttttgctgcaactgctgcccACGATCCGGCATTTGCCATCCATGTGGACGAACAGACATTGCCACCCATCACGAACTATGAACGCAATTTCGATAAACCCTTCAAGCGACCGCCGAATTTTGTGGCAAAGAGTGCACCACAAAAGCCTTGGGTGACGCCAGTAACCATCGAGGATGAGCCTAACAGCAGTGCGCTGCCGTGTTACGACAAATGCCTGACTTATCCGCGTCCCAACATGGAATTCTCGCCGGAGGAGTATTTGGCTTATCGCTGGTTTAAGAAGCGTAACGATCAGCATCCGTTTGTGCTGCGCAACAACGAATGGTGGGGCAATGGAGCAACGCATGGAGTTCGTCGTTATCCTAATTTTGCCACTGCCTCTAAGCCACAGACAATCGATCCTAACGATGGTTATCTGAAGTTGCCAGAGGTGCCATCAATGCGGCCAATGCTAGAGCAGCTCTACAACGATGAGGAGGAGCAAGAGTATCAAATGGAGGAGATATTGGCCATAAAGTGGCGCACGAAACGCAATCAAATGCGTGGTGAAATGGATATGGAGGAGACGGTTTTGATGCCGCAGGATAAGATGCCCAGGCGCAAGAGTTTCTTTCCGGAGGGCGGGCCACCGGGCTCCATTCGCAAGTCGGTTATGCCGCATATGTCGCATATTTCTGAGGAAAACGATGAAGAGGAtgaggagcaacagcaacctgCAGAAAAGAAGGCGCCAGAatcaagtgcaataaaaatatgggTAGACCCAGCAGCTGAGGCGCCAACGACCTCGTCAAAGGCATCGACAATTGCATCAAAAGCTGCAACCGCAGTTTCGCCAGCTTTTGAGGACAAATTTGTGGCGCCTGCACCGCCAGTGAGTAAATTTGCGATACATGAAGATGATGCATTGCCAGCGCCCGCATCTCAATTGAACCCAGCGCCCAGCGCCTTCTTTGATGCCGACGAAACGTGTTCGACGCAAACGTTCAACATATTCCTGAAATCGCAGGCCGTGAGCACGCCAAAGATGACACAAAAACAGGCGCCAGTTCGTCAATTTGGCACGCTGCTCAAGGACACCGCATCGCCACTGCCGCCCGCTCCTGCTGCGACTGTGGAGGAGGCAAGCGGCGAGGCTATTGCTCAGCCTGTGTCGCCCATGATGCGTAAGCAACTTTCGACCATCTTGGAGACGTCCGAACATGGCGGACACGGCAGCTCTGGGGGGACAAATGCGACCACAAAGTCCACCATTGTGTCGGCCACAACAGCATCATCGGACACGCTGCAGGGCGGCCGACTACAGGGCGCGTCCACGCCGTATCTGACGCGACTGCAGCGTCAAATGGTTGCGGAATTATCCGAAGAAGAAGAGCCACCCGTTGGCAATTTCGAGCGTTTGCAACTGTGGGAGCCAAATGCGCCCAGTGTGCCGCTGCTGAAATCACTGCATTTCCAAGAAGACAAAACAGAGACGGTGCCGCGACCTTTGATGGCCTGCTATCAGGAGGATAGAACAGAAACATTGCCCAAGATGCCAATGGCAGTGCCTGAGATGTCGCTGCTTCAGAGCACAGCGAACGCATCGAAGCTGTTCCAACAGCCAGCAATGCCGCAGCTGCGCcatgatgaggatgatgagctaaacagtttgttttgcaaaacGCCAGCCAAATCGAAGGCGTTCGTCGGTGGTTCGCCAGCGTTTGCGGTCACATCGAAGCGGCCATGCAATCAACAGACTCCCGAGTTTAGCAAGAGTTCCATTAAGCAGACGCAGCTCGCTGCAAAGCATTCGCTTGATATGTTCGATGAGGTCGCCAGCTCGGGGCCAACAACCAAACCAACAATGCCGAACAAGACCGAATCCTTTATGGCAGATCTGTCGCTGGTCCCCGATACACAGGCGGCTCCCAAAATTCAGCCAGCGCAAAAAAATTTCGAATTATTTCTGGATGACAGTAtgctgccgccgccaccgccagctTTGCCGCCAATGTTGGACTGCACACTGCCGGAGACGCAGCCAGAGACACAGCATCAGCAAACCGCTGGATTGGCGCATTTAACCGCTTCCTTTATGAAGGATTGCACTGAGTTAAGTATTTGCCCGCTGCAATTGCCGGGGGCCCCGAAGAGTCCACCAccaaaatttgaaatctttCTCGATGAGACGATGCCACCACCGTCTAAGCCACCAGCAATCGTTGTAGCAGACACCAGCCAGTCGAAGGGAGGCAGTCATGCTCTCGTCGATAAGCTGGAGACAATTGGACCAGCCCACTTAACTGCATCGTTTATGAAGGATTGCACCAAGCTGGGAAATCCTTCGCCTTCAATGAAACTGAAGGTACTCGACGAGTCAGCGGACAAATCCTCAAAGACATCGTCTGGGCAACCAGCGGACTGTGATTACTTTGAATTGAATGCAGCCACCGAAATGTTTGCCAGCGATTTGAGCATAATTAAGAACTCCACATTGCTGCCGACGACAAGCAAGCGAAGCAATTCGCCTGTGGAGCAGTTGAAGCCTGTTGCTGTCACCGAGTTGCCGCACATCACCATTGAGAAGACCCACGACCACGGCGATGATAGATCCATTTACTACAAGACAACGCCGTTGTCGCCAAAACAATCGCATACTACGTGGCATCAGACGAGCGCGTGCACGCCGCCAAGGGAGACGTATGAGCATCGCACGCCCAACATGAATGAGTCTGTGTTAAATAGCACGCTGGCTCAAAACAATGTGAATCCTTTTAATGCGGATATTATCAACTCGCTGCTTGATTCCATTGAGTTCTCGCAGTACATCGAAAAGTTGCCCAATTGCCAGCTTATGGGACATGTGAAGCGTTTGGCGCCACAGTCAGTGCTGGAAGTGTGTGGCGAACAGTTTGATGTGAACAAAATGATTGGCAAGGGCGCATATGGAGCTGTGTTCATTGGGGAGCACAAGGCGTCGGGCAATAAGGTTGCACTCAAACAGGAGAAACCCACTAACTATTGGGAATATTACATATGTCTTGAGGTGCATTCACGGCTGGCCAACGAGGAAATG ATTGGCGGCTTTATGCACATCGACTATGCGCTTGTGGGCAACAACTGCAGTGTTTATATCTCTGAATTCTCCGAGTATGGTTCACTCATCACCGTTTGTAACAAATATAAGAAGTACACCAACAAGAATGTGGATGAATATGTCGTTATGATGCTGTGCTGTCAGCTGCTTGATATCGTCGATCATTTGCATGCGATGGGCATCATTCATGCCGACATCAAGGCAGACAATATTCTGCTTATGAAACC CGTCAGTACGCAAGCAAAGGAGCTCAGTTTGCAGTTGATTGACTTTGGGGTGTCCATTGACACCAAACTGTTTCCGCCTAAGCAAACATTCGACTATGTCCACAATGATGATGACTTCAAGTGCATTGAGATGCGCACTCAGCGTCGCTGGACGTATCAATTGGATTTGTTTGGACTCGCTGGAGTGATGCATGTGCTGCTCTTTGGCCGCCACATGGAGGTGGGCCAACGTCAGGCGGGCGGCATTTGGATGCCCAAACAGGCATTTCCACGTTATTTCAATCGCCAGACATGGGAGTCGGTCTTCCGGGCGCTGCTCAATGTGCGCGATTGCCAAAGCATGCCCAATTTACAGGATTTGAAAACGTTGCTCAAATCCGACTTGGCCGAAAAGGAGAAATATGTGGAGGCGGCCATAGCCAAGTTTAATATGGTCATGCAGAGGAAACCTTAG